The sequence CCCGGTAGACCAGGGAACCGCACGCCACCGCCACCAGCGTCCGCAGCAAAGTACGGGTCCCCACCAGCATTTCACCGATGATCACCGCCGCCAGACCGGCTACGATGGTACCGACGCCCATGCCGATATCGGCAAAGCCCTGCAGCTGCGCAATTACCGCCCCCGTCAGGGCCACCAACCCGTTGCCCAGGCTTAAACCGATGATTTTCATGGCATTCACGTTAACGCCCAAGCTCTTGATCATGGTTTCATTGTCGCCGGTAGCTCTAAGAGCCAGTCCCAGCTCCGTCTGGAACAACCAATACAGGAGCACCAACACCACTACCACTAGTAGCAGGCCAAACAGCAGCCACTGGTACTGGGACGGCACCCCCAGGACAGCCAGGTCATCTGCCACCGTATCCGTTCCCAGCAAGGGCAGGTTGGCCCGGCCCATAATTCTCAGGTTAACGGAATAGAGGGCCGTCATGGTCAAGATGCCCGCCAGGATGGGGGTGATTTTGAAATGGGTGTGGAGCACCCCGGTAACCACTCCGGCGACCGCCCCGACCACCAGGGCCGTCACCAATCCCAGCCAGGGACTGTACCCGGCGGTAATGAGGACGGCGGCAATCGCCGCCCCCAAAGGATAGCTCCCGTCCACCGTTAAATCAGGGAAATCCAGGATGCGAAAAGTCACATATACTCCTAACGCCATTACTCCGAAAATCAGCCCAAGTTCTGCCGCGC is a genomic window of Clostridia bacterium containing:
- a CDS encoding ABC transporter permease, translating into MIIKILIGAAELGLIFGVMALGVYVTFRILDFPDLTVDGSYPLGAAIAAVLITAGYSPWLGLVTALVVGAVAGVVTGVLHTHFKITPILAGILTMTALYSVNLRIMGRANLPLLGTDTVADDLAVLGVPSQYQWLLFGLLLVVVVLVLLYWLFQTELGLALRATGDNETMIKSLGVNVNAMKIIGLSLGNGLVALTGAVIAQLQGFADIGMGVGTIVAGLAAVIIGEMLVGTRTLLRTLVAVACGSLVYR